One Gossypium hirsutum isolate 1008001.06 chromosome A11, Gossypium_hirsutum_v2.1, whole genome shotgun sequence genomic window carries:
- the LOC107924314 gene encoding dihydroorotase, mitochondrial isoform X3, translating into MELTLTQPDDWHLHLRDGDLLQAVAPHSAKHFGRAIIMPNLKPPITTTAAAVAYRESILKALPADSNFTPLMTLYLTDTTSPNEIKLARRSGVVFAVKLYPAGATTNSQDGVTDLFGKCLPVLEEMVEENMPLLVHGEVTDPDVDVFDREKVFIDTVLQPLIQRLPRLKVVMEHITTMDAVRFVESGEEGFLAATVTPQHLILNRNALFQGGLQPHNYCLPVLKRETHRQAIVSAVTSGSKRFFLGTDSAPHEKQRKECSCGCAGIFNAPVAISLYAKVFEEAGALDKLEAFTSFNGPDFYGLPRNTSKIKLTKASWKVPDSLSFSFGNIIPMFAGETLEWQPCVGEKAEMLNEVQEVGANKG; encoded by the exons CCGTGATGGTGACCTTCTTCAAGCTGTTGCCCCTCACAG TGCAAAGCACTTTGGAAGGGCAATAATAATGCCAAATTTGAAGCCTCCTATTACCACTACTGCTGCTGCTGTTGCTTATCGAGAATCAATCTTGAAAGCATTACCTGCCGATAGCAACTTCACTCCTCTAATGACACTTTATTTAACAGATACAACCAGTCCCAATGAGATCAAGCTCGCTA GAAGGAGCGGAGTTGTCTTTGCTGTTAAGTTATACCCTGCTGGTGCCACCACAAATTCTCAAGATGGTGTTACTGATCTGTTTGGGAAATGTCTACCAGTTCTTGAAGAGATGGTTGAGGAAAACATGCCGTTACTG GTTCACGGTGAGGTCACAGATCCTGATGTTGATGTTTTTGATCGTGAGAAAGTGTTCATTGACACTGTTTTGCAACCTTTAATTCAAAGGCTTCCAAGACTAAAGGTTGTGATGGAACATATCACCACTATGGATGCTGTTAGATTTGTTGAGTCCGGTGAAGAAG GATTTTTGGCTGCAACTGTCACGCCACAACATCTTATTCTCAATAGAAATGCTCTCTTCCAAGGAGGATTGCAGCCGCATAATTACTGCCTTCCAGTACTCAAAAGAGAAACCCACA GACAGGCTATTGTTTCAGCTGTGACTAGTGGAAGCAAAAGATTTTTCCTTGGAACTGACAGTGCTCCCCAtgagaaacaaagaaaagaatgtTCTTGTGGTTGTGCTGGAATTTTCAACGCCCCTGTTGCAATTTCACTATATGCCAAGGTCTTCGAGGAG GCAGGTGCGCTTGATAAATTAGAAGCATTTACAAGCTTCAACGGACCAGACTTCTACGGTCTCCCAAGAAACACCTCAAAGATTAAATTAACGAAGGCTTCATGGAAGGTTCCAGATTCTTTATCGTTTTCTTTTGGCAATATCATCCCTATGTTTGCAGGTGAAACACTTGAGTGGCAACCATGTGTTGGGGAAAAGGCCGAGATGTTGAATGAAGTTCAAGAGGTAGGGGCTAATAAGGGTTAA
- the LOC107911713 gene encoding seed biotin-containing protein SBP65 isoform X2: MASEQLSRRENTTSERDIHLEENRVPKMATHFESLAEKSRQSDVGAAAAKHNPIHGERHEFHSLEGKVGDVNVSATIIAKTEAGDQAREGRGKQLQERKGEPYAIGKFQVTAPGAGAGAGAGQERGTSMASKAEHESDKEKGRRSYAAGTGQERGTSVASKAEHESDKEKGRRSYAAAAAGHRQERGASMESKGSKHESDKEQGRRTQMASSEEGVNKGAKKESGEKQEQLSVEEISKLRASAQQNSMETLRAAEERYNQAKESAAQALNTAADYTKEKGQQAKETAVQSAQYATEKGGQAKDTIIEGAKRTTQYIAEKGTQTKDTAAETLASTGNYTAPRVEQAKDYALQTAVKAKDSAVDVSKNIASYAGEKAVVTKDVTVEKSKEAAELAGKVAVDVKDKAVVAGWSAAHYTTEKAVEGTKVAAKMVEGAAEYAGKKSMELAAKPIRAAKDAASAAGETLKEYTARKKEEAARELEAKRATETQGDISSYREEETQERSSESQQQMEDLAIKPKEKFEKTAKPIGNALTQTFQGSSEPNKTGELTQRSQVEEERIKKVPMEGVERRMESGAEKTVEGSGVREEEEEENQTGVLGAIAETIVEIAQNTKDLVIGPDDQPSTQSANRCD; encoded by the exons ATGGCGTCAGAACAACTTAGTCGTAGAGAAAACACCACATCCGAGAGAGACATTCATTTGGAGGAGAACAGAGTCCCTAAGATGGCTACTCATTTCGAATCTCTTGCCGAGAAATCCAGGCAGTCCGATGTGGGTGCTGCTGCTGCCAAGCACAATCCTATTCATGGTGAGCGCCATGAATTTCACTCCCTTGAAGGGAAAGTCGGTGACGTGAATGTTTCCGCTACCATAATCGCCAAAACGGAAGCAGGTGATCAGGCCAGAGAAGGAAGAGGGAAACAGCTTCAGGAGAGAAAGGGAGAACCTTACGCGATAGGGAAATTCCAAGTGACTGCTCCTGGAGCTGGGGCTGGAGCTGGAGCTGGACAGGAGAGAGGTACTTCAATGGCGTCTAAGGCCGAACACGAGAGTGATAAAGAGAAAGGACGACGGAGTTATGCTGCTGGAACTGGACAGGAGAGAGGTACTTCAGTGGCGTCTAAGGCCGAACACGAGAGTGATAAAGAGAAAGGACGACGGAGTtatgctgctgctgctgctggaCATCGACAAGAGAGAGGTGCTTCAATGGAGTCCAAGGGCAGCAAACACGAGAGTGATAAAGAGCAAGGACGCCGCACTCAAATGGCTAGTAGCGAAGAAGGGGTTAATAAGGGAGCTAAAAAAGAGAGTGGTGAGAAACAAGAGCAGTTATCTGTAGAAGAGATATCTAAGCTCAGAGCATCAGCTCAACAGAATTCAATGGAGACCCTAAGGGCTGCCGAAGAACGGTATAACCAGGCCAAGGAATCGGCTGCCCAAGCGCTTAATACCGCCGCTGATTACACCAAAGAAAAGGGCCAGCAAGCCAAGGAAACCGCTGTTCAAAGCGCTCAGTACGCCACAGAGAAAGGCGGACAAGCAAAGGACACCATCATTGAAGGTGCAAAAAGGACTACACAATACATTGCAGAGAAAGGAACCCAGACAAAAGACACTGCAGCTGAAACCCTAGCAAGTACCGGCAACTACACAGCGCCCAGAGTAGAACAGGCGAAAGACTATGCCTTGCAAACGGCAGTGAAAGCCAAAGACTCCGCAGTTGATGTCAGCAAAAACATTGCGAGTTATGCTGGGGAAAAAGCAGTGGTGACCAAGGATGTGACGGTAGAGAAAAGCAAGGAGGCAGCTGAATTAGCGGGGAAAGTGGCTGTCGATGTGAAGGACAAGGCCGTCGTAGCTGGATGGAGTGCGGCACACTATACGACTGAGAAAGCAGTGGAAGGAACAAAGGTGGCGGCGAAGATGGTGGAGGGAGCAGCGGAGTATGCTGGTAAAAAATCAATGGAGCTTGCTGCCAAGCCAATAAGGGCGGCCAAGGATGCTGCTTCAGCTGCTGGCGAGACTCTGAAAGAGTATACCGCCAGGAAAAAGGAAGAGGCAGCGAGAGAATTAGAAGCTAAGAGAGCTACTGAAACACAG GGTGATATCAGTAGTTACCgagaagaagaaacccaagaaaGATCGAGCGAGAGCCAACAACAAATGGAGGATTTGGCCATAAAACCCAAAGAGAAATTCGAGAAAACTGCAAAGCCAATTGGAAATGCCCTGACGCAAACCTTTCAGGGGTCATCAGAGCCTAACAAAACCGGTGAATTAACACAG AGAAGCCAGGTGGAAGAAGAGAGAATCAAAAAAGTGCCGATGGAGGGCGTAGAGAGAAGAATGGAGAGTGGGGCAGAGAAAACAGTTGAGGGTTCAGGCGTTagagaagaggaggaggaggaaaaccaAACAGGTGTATTGGGAGCCATTGCTGAAACCATAGTGGAAATTGCCCAAAACACCAAGGACCTTGTTATCGGACCCGACGACCAACCCAGTACTCAGAGCGCCAACCGTTGTGACTGA
- the LOC107911713 gene encoding seed biotin-containing protein SBP65 isoform X1 — translation MASEQLSRRENTTSERDIHLEENRVPKMATHFESLAEKSRQSDVGAAAAKHNPIHGERHEFHSLEGKVGDVNVSATIIAKTEAGDQAREGRGKQLQERKGEPYAIGKFQVTAPGAGAGAGAGQERGTSMASKAEHESDKEKGRRSYAAGTGQERGTSVASKAEHESDKEKGRRSYAAAAAGHRQERGASMESKGSKHESDKEQGRRTQMASSEEGVNKGAKKESGEKQEQLSVEEISKLRASAQQNSMETLRAAEERYNQAKESAAQALNTAADYTKEKGQQAKETAVQSAQYATEKGGQAKDTIIEGAKRTTQYIAEKGTQTKDTAAETLASTGNYTAPRVEQAKDYALQTAVKAKDSAVDVSKNIASYAGEKAVVTKDVTVEKSKEAAELAGKVAVDVKDKAVVAGWSAAHYTTEKAVEGTKVAAKMVEGAAEYAGKKSMELAAKPIRAAKDAASAAGETLKEYTARKKEEAARELEAKRATETQGDISSYREEETQERSSESQQQMEDLAIKPKEKFEKTAKPIGNALTQTFQGSSEPNKTGELTQETEKRSQVEEERIKKVPMEGVERRMESGAEKTVEGSGVREEEEEENQTGVLGAIAETIVEIAQNTKDLVIGPDDQPSTQSANRCD, via the exons ATGGCGTCAGAACAACTTAGTCGTAGAGAAAACACCACATCCGAGAGAGACATTCATTTGGAGGAGAACAGAGTCCCTAAGATGGCTACTCATTTCGAATCTCTTGCCGAGAAATCCAGGCAGTCCGATGTGGGTGCTGCTGCTGCCAAGCACAATCCTATTCATGGTGAGCGCCATGAATTTCACTCCCTTGAAGGGAAAGTCGGTGACGTGAATGTTTCCGCTACCATAATCGCCAAAACGGAAGCAGGTGATCAGGCCAGAGAAGGAAGAGGGAAACAGCTTCAGGAGAGAAAGGGAGAACCTTACGCGATAGGGAAATTCCAAGTGACTGCTCCTGGAGCTGGGGCTGGAGCTGGAGCTGGACAGGAGAGAGGTACTTCAATGGCGTCTAAGGCCGAACACGAGAGTGATAAAGAGAAAGGACGACGGAGTTATGCTGCTGGAACTGGACAGGAGAGAGGTACTTCAGTGGCGTCTAAGGCCGAACACGAGAGTGATAAAGAGAAAGGACGACGGAGTtatgctgctgctgctgctggaCATCGACAAGAGAGAGGTGCTTCAATGGAGTCCAAGGGCAGCAAACACGAGAGTGATAAAGAGCAAGGACGCCGCACTCAAATGGCTAGTAGCGAAGAAGGGGTTAATAAGGGAGCTAAAAAAGAGAGTGGTGAGAAACAAGAGCAGTTATCTGTAGAAGAGATATCTAAGCTCAGAGCATCAGCTCAACAGAATTCAATGGAGACCCTAAGGGCTGCCGAAGAACGGTATAACCAGGCCAAGGAATCGGCTGCCCAAGCGCTTAATACCGCCGCTGATTACACCAAAGAAAAGGGCCAGCAAGCCAAGGAAACCGCTGTTCAAAGCGCTCAGTACGCCACAGAGAAAGGCGGACAAGCAAAGGACACCATCATTGAAGGTGCAAAAAGGACTACACAATACATTGCAGAGAAAGGAACCCAGACAAAAGACACTGCAGCTGAAACCCTAGCAAGTACCGGCAACTACACAGCGCCCAGAGTAGAACAGGCGAAAGACTATGCCTTGCAAACGGCAGTGAAAGCCAAAGACTCCGCAGTTGATGTCAGCAAAAACATTGCGAGTTATGCTGGGGAAAAAGCAGTGGTGACCAAGGATGTGACGGTAGAGAAAAGCAAGGAGGCAGCTGAATTAGCGGGGAAAGTGGCTGTCGATGTGAAGGACAAGGCCGTCGTAGCTGGATGGAGTGCGGCACACTATACGACTGAGAAAGCAGTGGAAGGAACAAAGGTGGCGGCGAAGATGGTGGAGGGAGCAGCGGAGTATGCTGGTAAAAAATCAATGGAGCTTGCTGCCAAGCCAATAAGGGCGGCCAAGGATGCTGCTTCAGCTGCTGGCGAGACTCTGAAAGAGTATACCGCCAGGAAAAAGGAAGAGGCAGCGAGAGAATTAGAAGCTAAGAGAGCTACTGAAACACAG GGTGATATCAGTAGTTACCgagaagaagaaacccaagaaaGATCGAGCGAGAGCCAACAACAAATGGAGGATTTGGCCATAAAACCCAAAGAGAAATTCGAGAAAACTGCAAAGCCAATTGGAAATGCCCTGACGCAAACCTTTCAGGGGTCATCAGAGCCTAACAAAACCGGTGAATTAACACAG GAAACTGAGAAGAGAAGCCAGGTGGAAGAAGAGAGAATCAAAAAAGTGCCGATGGAGGGCGTAGAGAGAAGAATGGAGAGTGGGGCAGAGAAAACAGTTGAGGGTTCAGGCGTTagagaagaggaggaggaggaaaaccaAACAGGTGTATTGGGAGCCATTGCTGAAACCATAGTGGAAATTGCCCAAAACACCAAGGACCTTGTTATCGGACCCGACGACCAACCCAGTACTCAGAGCGCCAACCGTTGTGACTGA